The DNA sequence GTTTGCTactttagggttagggtttgtctttctttttatggGTGAAGGTTAGGTGTTTTTGCCTTCTTGTGGAGCATAGTTTGGAGCAGACTTCTTGCCCTATATCATCTCTATTCCTCTTCACAAGTGATATTGAAGTAGAGCCAAAGTCCAAAGGGATGCTTCGTGATGCTTATTTAAATAGGCATGCATCCAATTATCTTATCTCCTCCACTTAAACTTTTTAGAATAATTTTAAagcattcatttatttatttacttcattaattttttacactTTTTAGCTGGACATTTTACTTTCCCCTTCAAAATACGAAGTTAAGGGCTGTTAGTATACAACTATTCCCCGAAGGgaaggtgaatagtggtggatatataccgagacgcgaagcgtcaaggtatatatccaccgctcttcaccgaccctgagggggatagttgttttagtatttaccaaatcagatggataaaaaatgccgcttcattaatgcctacaatttcttcttctgaaactttcgcgaaactacgcgccatttttctctccgttcgcaaaagagtgaatagccaaggatattccgagttacgggagccaatcaaaatgcgcgaaaattgctatccactgatttggtaaatactaatataGGTTATCACATAAGggtgagtaaaattaaggattaatatcagccgtgttttcagaagttgctgaaattgcccaaGTCGCGCAGTGATGAAGGAAGTTTCAGccacttctgaaaacacaagtgatatttacggtggcccacaagggcaatacaataatatatattccagtacaaaaatatttactccagtacaacatttattccagtacaaaattaatcatcccagtacaacaatatttattccagtacaaaattaatcatcccagtacaaaaatatttagcccagtacaaaattaatcatcccagtacaaaaatatttattccagtacaaaattaatcatcccagtacaacaatatttattccagtacaaaattaatcatcccagtacaacaatatttattccagtacaaaattaatcatcccagtacaaaaatatttagcccagtacaaaattaatcatcccagtacaaacATATTTagcccagtacaaaattaatcatcccagtacaaaaatatttatcccactacaacaatatttatcccagtacaaaaatatttatcccaatacaaaaatatttttcgagtACAAATGGGGAATGGGAACTAATTTCCCAGAGGTCATTGCGACCTTCTTTGAAGCACATGTGAATATGGCGGCACCTTTCCCggcttgtttttgccattgctgtagcttcaaaatagaaaacgatCCTTGCATACCCAAACCCAGATTCCTCTTTATATCGATTTAGGGTAAATGGCTCTGGGGGTGAAGTCCCTGGAATTGACTTGACTTCACTTCCATCCTTGTAAACTAGACGGTATTCAGCCTTGCCATCAAAACGCTTGTTAAATGCTCTGTGTTTTGCAATACTAGCAACCAGTATGTCTATATGTGTGGCCGATGGTAGAATCTTCAAAGGAAGATTTTCTCCTCTCTTGACAGTCTCTTTACTTGTCATTACCCCGACAGAAATTGTGACTTCTTTTTCTGGCTctagtttgcttttctttgtcccctttgttgattttgctcgaaaaaacgAGCTTCTCTCGGACCCCTTTTTAGCTTTGTATGACTTGAagcttggcaaaaaaaatttcctggTCTTCGGCGAATCCGGCGGTTCAGTGGTGTTTCTAGTAGACTCTGCGGATGATGCTACACGGAAAACCTCAGTGCCACATTTCGGGCAATACCTGTAAGCTGGATCCATGATTTTGAAGCTAcagcaatggcaaaaacaagccGGGAAAGGTGCCGCCATATTCACATGTGCTTCAAAGAAGGTCGCAATGACCTCTGGGAAATTAGTTCCCATTCCCCATTTGTactcgaaaaatatttttgtattgggataaatatttttgtactggaaaaatatttttgtactgggataaatattgttgtactgggataaatatttttgtactgggatgattaattttgtactgggctaaatatttttgtactgggatgattaattttgtactggaataaatattgttgtactgggatgattaattttgtactggaataaatattgttgtactggagtaaatatttttgtactggaatatatattattgtattgcccttgtgggccaccgtagatATTAGTCCTTAATTTTATGAAGATCCAatgcgattacttgttaataatatagagggcaaaattactgaaattctgaatgcttaaaactgcAACAATCCTTGGTCAAGCACATCGTCCTCGTACtgttctaaatttgcttgcaaggaCCAATCATGAGCAAGTAATTTTACCCTcttcacaaagcaaaattaagaaaaaaatactctcttcattgaccaatcagcattaagtaattttgccctctatatTATTATATGTGTTACTTTCTACTGGCTGAGTGAATCGAAGTAAGTGGAAAATGCTTCTCCCACACACCACTGGGGGCCTGGGAATAGGTCACGTGACCTGTGGTGGGCAGTTTGTTTTGTGGCATCTGCCATTACCGACCTGTTTTTCCACCCTCTTAGCCAtagatttcaagttttctgttAGCTGCTATCCAATTCTCTGTACGTACAAATTGTACAAGTTTTTTGATTAATATGCAAAAAAGGTCAGGTCGTGGGGGTCTGAGGCCGGCACAATTTGCTACCAGTTGTGTGTGAGAACAGTTCTTTAGTTCTTAAAACCTTTTTATAAAAAGACCTTAAGAAGATCAGTAAGTGAAAATGCAGACAAAACTTACCCTTGATGGAGACACTTCCCACATTGGATCAACAAGGAAAGTCTCATAGTATTGAACACAAGCATCTCGACGGAATGTAACAGTATTTTGCAGCCAACCTATCAAGTAGTCAAAAGGTTGCATCTTCCCAGCTGGTCTGCATTCTTTGGGCATTTCTTTTTCCAATTCTGCTTGCTTTACAGCAAATGATTTCCTGTATAAGTGGTACCACTCCCATGGAATACTGATGATAAGACACCCCAtgaaaaccaaccaaaactgTGACGTCCAGGTTAAGTTTGTGTGCCGTTCAAAATAAATCACCAACAAGATCAGAAAAATTAACCCAAACACAAGGAGATGTGGCTTGAAATCAAACAGTGCCTCCTTCCAGCTAAAACCAAATAAATCATCTTTTCCCTCGAAGATATGACTGATTATTTCGCACACATCTTGAACATTTCCATCACTAgaggaaacaaatttttccaAAGTTGTTACATCATCTTGTGAAGCAGCTATGAATACTCCATGTTgtcctttcttttcaatattatttaagAGAATTCTTGCTACTTTTTTAAAGTACGGGGTGTCACAAGCTGATTTATTGCCTACAACTTCATGTTGAGAATTCTGTGGTAGTTTCTCCAAATCTCTTTGACACTGCATAAGCTTCTCCAGTAGCCCACCACAACCGGCCTCCTCATCACAGAGACTCTTCTCAGGAAATCCctttaaacaaaaatagcaAGCAATAcactatcattattataacttCACAGACTTTGTAATCAAATTAGAGCTCTTTTCGCTTTCCTAAAAGCAAGGGAATGGAAGAGACATTAGCAAGAAAAAACCATGATTTCTGCCTACGATAATTTATGGGAAGGAAGTGCAAACTAGGGATATAAAATTCAGGACAATGTTTCTCTCCTGAAAACAAGTCTTCCTGcaaactttggaaaattttaaagcaaaatttaaaaaacagcCTAAACCCACAACTTATGACATAATTTTTTGCACTCACTCACTATCATTATTTCAGTGCATTATCTGTCCCATTCAAACCATTTATGTCTAGAAACGCCATAAATTGGATGCATGCTCTATTTTTAATAAACATGACAAAGACACTTGGTGTCCAGCTAAGTGTAGGTGTAAACCTGCTTGTGTTAGCACTAGGATTAGCGTCTGTGTTGATTCCTCTTTTTAGGTTAGGATTTGGGGTTCCTGTTTTGGCCTCTCTGAGGAGCCGTAGGAGGACACTTTGCTACCTTACTGTCCATATTTGTCATCAGAAGTGGTAACAAAATTAACATGAAAGTGTAGTTAAATACGAAAACACGAATTTTCAGCCAGTGGTAAAACAGAATAAAATCTATGTTCAAGCGAGAAGTCAACTCATCACAAATGGTCTTGAAGAACGAAGGAAGCAAAGGAAAATAGTAAATTACCcttttttccctgtcgtattcAAATATGTCCCCTGGATCCAACCATTCGTCTTCGTTAGATCTTTTCAAATCTCCGAATTTCTCTCCTTCGAGCCCAAGgcagcaaagaaaattaacagcGAGCAACAAATCGAAATTAAAAACTTTcatcttgttttcaaacaaattgtCGTTTAGGACGTTAAGGGATTGGTGCCTAGTCTTACATCATGTCCTGCACAGGTTACCCACTGAAGTTCTTTTATTGAATCACCGCATTTTCAATGGTTTACCGGCTCAATAAACTCACGCAGGATGTTCGGAGATCGCTCGAAAAGCTTGGAAATCTCTCGCTTCtagctcgtgatttacaaacaaaaagtatCTAAACTTGTTGCATAAAGTTCAACAATTCGTTCTGCTGTCTTGACAAGCCATACACTACCCTTAATATAGTCCTGCGGctagtgttttctacatttccttcgtgttctcaaatatCCGTCGTGTTtcatcacagtgtaatacacggcttaggcttctttatttgttaaataaactACCTTGCCAAAAAAACTGATAAATTAAACAATCATTGTTATAAAGCCCGGGCTAATGTGAAGTATTCAGCAAGATCAAAGGATTTAGTTGGATATAGATTTAGAGCCACTCTTCTTTTAATAACTTCAGGTGAGCCATAACTCTTTActcagctttacagaatgagCTTAGAAAAAGCGGAAACAAGGCCACGTTTTCCGATATGTGGGACGACTTAGATT is a window from the Acropora palmata chromosome 14, jaAcrPala1.3, whole genome shotgun sequence genome containing:
- the LOC141866354 gene encoding chloride channel CLIC-like protein 1, producing the protein MKVFNFDLLLAVNFLCCLGLEGEKFGDLKRSNEDEWLDPGDIFEYDREKRGFPEKSLCDEEAGCGGLLEKLMQCQRDLEKLPQNSQHEVVGNKSACDTPYFKKVARILLNNIEKKGQHGVFIAASQDDVTTLEKFVSSSDGNVQDVCEIISHIFEGKDDLFGFSWKEALFDFKPHLLVFGLIFLILLVIYFERHTNLTWTSQFWLVFMGCLIISIPWEWYHLYRKSFAVKQAELEKEMPKECRPAGKMQPFDYLIGWLQNTVTFRRDACVQYYETFLVDPMWEVSPSRALSATLTTLVAHPFEHFAEAIGKSFRALFREVPVQWQPFVFLAVVVISIFTIFALSGLQVKFPFVTIGTVPSHSIALQTNFQKTQRQGQTALEMLQQLIKVQGERDVREHDMQRQINTLLNTLNEINAQRVDERTEPLPGLEYQDGIHLQADVGASEERPDKQRVTGTISEAISAHNSGIEEVPLM